One Aegilops tauschii subsp. strangulata cultivar AL8/78 chromosome 7, Aet v6.0, whole genome shotgun sequence genomic window carries:
- the LOC109758862 gene encoding triacylglycerol lipase 2, whose protein sequence is MGPAAVAVLIILCAAAAEARVPAGHLATRRRDSVPAGVGACALAVAPFGYPCEEHTVTTVDGYILSLQRIPRGRRASGGGGAGQPVLLQHGVLTDGMTWLLSSPEESLAYILADSGFDVWVANNRGTRWSSRHVSLDSSSRRYWDWSWDDLVVNDMPSLVDYIYSHTEQKPHFLGHSMGTLVALAAFSEGRTVDKLKSAALLTPVAYLSHMTTPLGILLAKAFVGELITILGVAEFNPVTPAVASLFKELCRHPGTNCYDLLTDFTGKNYCLNSSAVDVFLQYEPQPTSTKTMVHLAQTFRDGVLSKYDYVWPGVNVEKYGQPDPPAYNMSNIPAGFPLFLSYGGRDELADPGDVGRLLGDLRGHDPGRLTVQYLEQFAHADFVIGTCAKDYVYNHVVSFFNRFN, encoded by the exons ATGGGCCCTGCGGCGGTCGCCGTCCTGATCATCctctgcgccgccgccgctgagGCCCGCGTCCCGGCCGGCCACCTCGCGACGAGGCGGCGCGACAGTGTTCCCGCGGGCGTGGGCGCGTGCGCGCTGGCCGTGGCCCCCTTCGGCTACCCCTGCGAGGAGCACACG GTGACGACGGTGGATGGGTACATCCTGAGCCTGCAACGAATCCCGAGGGGCCGGCgcgccagcggcggcggcggcgcggggcagcCGGTGCTTCTGCAGCACGGCGTTCTCACG gacGGCATGACATGGCTGCTCAGCTCGCCGGAGGAATCGTTGGCGTACATCCTCGCGGACAGCGGCTTCGACGTGTGGGTGGCCAACAACAGGGGCACCAGGTGGAGCAGCCGCCACGTCTCCCTCGACTCCTCCTCCCGG AGGTACTGGGACTGGTCGTGGGACGACCTGGTGGTGAACGACATGCCGAGCCTGGTTGACTACATCTACAGCCACACCGAGCAGAAGCCACACTTCCTCGGCCACTCCATG GGGACGCTGGTGGCGCTGGCGGCCTTCTCGGAGGGCAGGACGGTGGACAAGCTCAAGTCGGCGGCGCTGCTGACCCCGGTCGCCTATCTGTCCCACATGACCACCCCCCTCGGCATACTGCTCGCCAAAGCATTCGTTGGAGAG CTCATCACTATCCTCGGTGTGGCGGAGTTCAACCCAGTAAC GCCGGCGGTGGCGAGCCTCTTCAAGGAACTGTGCCGCCATCCTGGAACCAACTGCTACGACCTCCTCACAGACTTCACAG GGAAGAACTACTGCCTCAACAGCTCGGCCGTCGACGTCTTCCTCCAGTACGAGCCGCAGCCGACGTCCACCAAGACCATGGTGCACCTCGCCCAGACGTTCCGCGACGGCGTGCTGTCCAAGTACGACTACGTGTGGCCGGGCGTGAACGTGGAGAAGTACGGCCAGCCGGACCCGCCGGCGTACAACATGTCCAACATACCGGCGGGCTTCCCGCTCTTCCTCAGCTACGGCGGCCGGGACGAGCTGGCCGACCCCGGCGACGTCGGCCGCCTCCTCGGCGACCTCCGGGGCCACGACCCCGGCAGGCTCACGGTGCAGTACCTGGAGCAGTTCGCGCACGCCGACTTCGTCATCGGCACCTGCGCCAAGGACTACGTCTACAACCACGTCGTCTCCTTCTTCAACCGCTTCAACTAG